One segment of Ficedula albicollis isolate OC2 chromosome 2, FicAlb1.5, whole genome shotgun sequence DNA contains the following:
- the BAMBI gene encoding BMP and activin membrane-bound inhibitor homolog isoform X2: MCKSELSACFSRLLDPQNTHSPLTHGCLDSIASTAEICQAKQAQNHSGTTTMSTLECCHEDMCNYRGLHDVLSPSRGDASGQGSRYQHDSSRNLITKVQELTSSKELWFRAAVIAVPIAGGLILVLLIMLALRMLRSENKRLQDQRQQMLSRLHYSFHGHHSKKGQVAKLDLECMVPVTGHENCCMTCDKMRHSDLSNDKILSLVHWGMYSGHGKLEFV, encoded by the exons ATGTGCAAATCTGAGCTTAGTGCCTGCTTTTCCCGACTGCTTGATCCTCAGAATACACATTCCCCACTTACTCATGGCTGCTTGGACTCTATTGCAAGCACAGCTGAGATCTGCCAAGCCAAACAAGCACAAAACCACTCTGGCACCACCACCATGTCCACATTGGAATGCTGTCATGAAGATATGTGCAATTACAGAGGACTACATGATGTCTTGTCTCCTTCCAGGGGAGATGCTTCAG GACAAGGGAGCAGATATCAACACGACAGCAGCAGGAATCTCATCACCAAGGTGCAAGAATTGACCTCTTCAAAAGAGTTATGGTTCAGGGCAGCTGTAATTGCTGTTCCAATAGCTGGTGGGCTAATCTTGGTGCTTCTTATCATGCTGGCCTTGAGGATGCTCAGGAGTGAAAACAAGAGACTGCAAGATCAGCGACAGCAAATGCTCTCTCGTTTGCACTACAGTTTTCATGGACATCATTCGAAAAAAGGGCAGGTGGCGAAATTGGACTTGGAATGCATGGTGCCTGTGACTGGTCACGAGAACTGCTGCATGACCTGTGATAAAATGAGACATTCAGACCTCAGCAATGATAAAATTCTTTCACTAGTCCACTGGGGAATGTACAGCGGACATGGGAAGCTGGAATTTGTATga
- the BAMBI gene encoding BMP and activin membrane-bound inhibitor homolog isoform X1: MSLEDQILTFLARFLFFSGEIRCYCDAAHCVATGYMCKSELSACFSRLLDPQNTHSPLTHGCLDSIASTAEICQAKQAQNHSGTTTMSTLECCHEDMCNYRGLHDVLSPSRGDASGQGSRYQHDSSRNLITKVQELTSSKELWFRAAVIAVPIAGGLILVLLIMLALRMLRSENKRLQDQRQQMLSRLHYSFHGHHSKKGQVAKLDLECMVPVTGHENCCMTCDKMRHSDLSNDKILSLVHWGMYSGHGKLEFV, encoded by the exons ATGTCCTTAGAGGACCAAATTCTTACCTTTCTTGCAcgatttttgtttttttcaggtgaaatcAGATGCTACTGTGATGCTGCACACTGTGTTGCAACCGGCTACATGTGCAAATCTGAGCTTAGTGCCTGCTTTTCCCGACTGCTTGATCCTCAGAATACACATTCCCCACTTACTCATGGCTGCTTGGACTCTATTGCAAGCACAGCTGAGATCTGCCAAGCCAAACAAGCACAAAACCACTCTGGCACCACCACCATGTCCACATTGGAATGCTGTCATGAAGATATGTGCAATTACAGAGGACTACATGATGTCTTGTCTCCTTCCAGGGGAGATGCTTCAG GACAAGGGAGCAGATATCAACACGACAGCAGCAGGAATCTCATCACCAAGGTGCAAGAATTGACCTCTTCAAAAGAGTTATGGTTCAGGGCAGCTGTAATTGCTGTTCCAATAGCTGGTGGGCTAATCTTGGTGCTTCTTATCATGCTGGCCTTGAGGATGCTCAGGAGTGAAAACAAGAGACTGCAAGATCAGCGACAGCAAATGCTCTCTCGTTTGCACTACAGTTTTCATGGACATCATTCGAAAAAAGGGCAGGTGGCGAAATTGGACTTGGAATGCATGGTGCCTGTGACTGGTCACGAGAACTGCTGCATGACCTGTGATAAAATGAGACATTCAGACCTCAGCAATGATAAAATTCTTTCACTAGTCCACTGGGGAATGTACAGCGGACATGGGAAGCTGGAATTTGTATga